In Macadamia integrifolia cultivar HAES 741 chromosome 12, SCU_Mint_v3, whole genome shotgun sequence, the following are encoded in one genomic region:
- the LOC122057168 gene encoding uncharacterized protein LOC122057168 — MRRARSILTQAPLQSNQQRLYLLLDYHCPKRPTLLRSQSSFHSELAGRSSWNITLANEPRRTGRSVIAVLQNQRINVFPFLFQLKRTMSLMLGFHLHHVVWFASQFHHHHLKSSSAQGPGSPLPLPLTLTVHNNFQEKHVLAVNSQRTNSSRDYLPRAASLSGSGAEYSEQLLGTEMERQRWRVAGIDQNELLDAPDLVDPDSCFLEFKGVQIHHKICEAPDPTEHSLQEQATSQLNYQNKRIAFPIILLHGFAASVFSWERVMKPLASLTRSKVLAFDRPAFGLTSRVSYSERPNTGGHDMQLLNPYSMTFSVLATLSFIDLLAADKAILMGHSAGSLVAVNTYFEAPEHIAALILVAPAILAPNILPKFSKGSQMKRENQIDGGNSNFYDGNNPLIRIGKTLSKFWIFIVQGIMQMLKGMVGMIGSLYKKALTAILRSALAVTLVRMVIDKFGIAAIRNAWYDANQITTHVLNGYTKPLQVKGWDRALVEYTIAMLTDSASVSKPPLTERLNEISCPVLIVTGDSDRLVPTWNAKRLSEAIPGSCLEVINNCGHLPHEERVEEFVSIVEKFLRRVFGAPEEKFLQAAI; from the exons ATGAGAAGAGCCAGATCCATTTTGACGCAAGCACCGCTACAATCTAACCAGCAACGGCTTTATCTTCTTCTCGACTACCATTGTCCCAAGCGTCCTACACTGCTTCGCTCCCAGTCTTCATTCCACTCAGAACTTGCAGGTCGTAGCTCATGGAACATAACGTTGGCCAATGAGCCCCGGAGGACTGGGAGGAGTGTAATTGCGGTGCTTCAGAACCAGAGGATTAAcgtttttcctttccttttccagCTAAAAAGAACAATGAGTTTAATGTTAGGGTTTCATCTTCACCATGTCGTCTGGTTTGCCTCCCAATTCCACCACCATCACTTGAAATCTTCTTCAGCCCAAGGTCCTGGTagccctctccctctccctctgaCTCTTACTGTCCACAATAATTTCCAGGAAAAGCACGTACTAGCTGTCAATTCGCAAAGAACAAATTCGTCCCGGGACTATCTCCCTAGAGCTGCTTCACTTAGCGGTTCCGGTGCTGAATATTCCG AGCAATTGTTAGGAACCGAAATGGAGCGGCAAAGATGGAGGGTGGCTGGGATTGATCAAAATGAATTATTGGATGCACCTGATTTAGTTGATCCAGATAGTTGCTTTCTTGAATTTAAGGGGGTCCAGATACACCACAAGATATGCGAGGCTCCAGATCCAACTGAGCACTCGTTACAGGAACAGGCAACTTCCCAacttaattaccaaaataagaGAATTGCCTTTCCCATAATTTTATTACATGGGTTTGCAGCCTCAGTGTTTTCGTGGGAACGAGTTATGAAGCCGTTGGCATCTCTCACTCGTTCGAAAGTTCTTGCTTTTGACAGGCCTGCCTTTGGGTTGACATCCAGGGTGAGTTACTCTGAACGTCCAAATACAGGTGGTCATGACATGCAACTTTTGAATCCATACTCCATGACATTTTCTGTGCTAGCAACCCTGTCTTTCATTGACCTTTTAGCTGCAGACAAGGCAATCTTAATGGG GCACTCAGCTGGTTCTCTTGTAGCAGTTAATACATACTTTGAAGCTCCTGAGCACATTGCTGCTCTGATCCTTGTTGCCCCAGCGATTCTGGCTCCAAATATACTGCCCAAATTCAGCAAAGGAAGtcaaatgaaaagagagaaccAAATTGATGGTGGAAACTCTAATTTTTACGATGGAAACAATCCACTAATCAGAATTGGGAAGACTTTGTCAAAGTTCTGGATATTCATTGTGCAAGGAATAATGCAAATGCTGAAAGGGATGGTTGGTATGATTGGCTCTCTGTATAAGAAAGCCTTGACAGCGATTCTACGTTCAGCCTTGGCAGTAACATTG GTTAGGATGGTAATTGATAAATTCGGTATAGCTGCCATTCGGAATGCGTGGTATGATGCAAATCAAATTACAACTCATGTTCTAAATGGTTATACAAAG CCATTACAAGTCAAGGGTTGGGACAGGGCTCTTGTGGAGTACACGATAGCCATGCTTACAGATTCTGCATCTGTATCAAAGCCCCCACTGACAGAAAGACTCAATGAGATCTCCTGCCCAG TGCTCATTGTCACGGGTGATAGTGATCGACTTGTCCCCACCTGGAATGCCAAGAGGTTGTCAGAAGCAATACCCGGATCCTGTCTCGAAGTGATAAACAACTGTGGTCACTTACCTCATGAAGAAAGGGTGGAGGAATTTGTTTCAATTGTTGAGAAATTCTTGCGAAGAGTTTTTGGTGCTCCAGAGGAAAAGTTTCTGCAAGCAGCTATTTGA